The proteins below are encoded in one region of Chiloscyllium punctatum isolate Juve2018m chromosome 9, sChiPun1.3, whole genome shotgun sequence:
- the LOC140481299 gene encoding mesenteric estrogen-dependent adipogenesis protein-like, protein MSADCPKPPAVKVPPSSLPGTHMNCEIAVLPLELLLSLQRSHFHAVGNNIQVIQRPGAGYNVISNGHVKAEREWNLINCLQRKITFTSRKEYRNFQEAILSKPMVFFTSIKPTEGSTKETAYAIIVNTCHPKMRQEIQDSMNDVTASEIETNYILQFTMQKPVQSFFSVKEGYKMHGLDLDFTCELKCDSFECTSKIKELDGKILDLSCVTEDEKYKVKSFLDKMSEPNVQINTVSEQSPGAVSSLCAGSSEKEVLSSSRGQLYAKRTSVKEKSSAQFPAVNEKSYLLQFTQNLPRYIE, encoded by the exons ATGTCTGCCGACTGCCCCAAGCCCCCAGCAGTGAAGGTCCCTCCTAGCTCTCTGCCCGGGACCCACATGAACTGTGAGATAGCGGTGCTCCCCCTGGAGCTGCTGCTCAGTTTACAGCGATCACACTTCCACGCAGTGGGGAATAACATTCAGGTCATCCAGCGACCAGGAGCTGGTTATAATGTGATCTCCAATGGCCATGTCAAGGCGGAGCGGGAGTGGAACCTGATCAACTGCCTGCAGAG GAAAATTACTTTTACATCTCGCAAAGAATATAGAAACTTTCAAGAGGCAATATTAAGCAAGCCAATGGTCTTTTTTACTAGTATAAAGCCCACTGAAGGTTCTACAAAAG AAACAGCTTATGCCATCATTGTGAACACTTGTCACCCCAAAATGAGACAAGAGATTCAAGATAGTATGAACGATGTCACTGCATCAGAAATAGAGACAAACTACATCCTTCAG TTCACCATGCAAAAACCAGTCCAGTCATTCTTCAGTGTGAAAGAGGGATATAAAATGCATGGTCTCGATTTGGATTTCACATGTGAGTTGAAATGTGATTCATTCGAGTGTACTTCAAAGATCAAGGAACTGGATGGAAAGATTCTAGACTTGTCTTGCGTAACAGAAGATGAGAAATACAAAGTGAAAAGCTTTCTGGACAAGATGAGTGAGCCTAATGTTCAAATCAACACTGTATCTGAGCAGAGTCCTGGTGCAGTTTCCTCACTTTGTGCAG gTTCATCTGAAAAAGAAGTGCTTAGTTCGTCTCGAGGGCAATTGTATGCCAAGAGGACATCCGTAAAGGAAAAGTCTTCAGCACAGTTTCCTGCCGTGAATGAAAAATCATATCTGCTGCAATTTACACAAAACTTGCCCAGATATATAGAATGA